TGCTTGCCGAGACGGTCCGCCGCAGCGGCATCGATTCCGAGGAATATGACGAGGTCATCCTGGGCGCCATCGACCAGGTCGGTCCCCAGGCCATGGATATTGCCCGCACTTCCTGGCTGGCGGCCGGGCTGTCGGAGCGGGTTCCGGGCACCACCGTGGAGCGCCAGTGCGGCTCCGGCCAGCAGGCGGTGTCCTACGCGGCGCAGGCTGTGATGAGCGGCACCAGCGACCTGGTGATTGCCGGCGGCGTGCAGAGCATGTCCTCCGTGCCGCTGTCCTTCGCCAATACCGCCGCGAAGGAACTGGGTTTTCCGAATCCGTTTGCCGGATCCGTGGGCTGGGAGAAGCGCTACGGCAACCAGCAGGTCTCCCAGTTCATCGGCGCAGAGATGATGGTGAAGCAGTGGGGGCTGAGCCGGGAGGAGATGGAGGACTTCGCCGTCGAATCCCATGTGCGTGCCATTGCGGCACAGGCCGAGGGCCGCTTTGACCGGGAGATCCTGCCGATGAACGGCGTTACCGCGGACGAAGGTCCCCGTGACCCGAACCGGGCCAAGATTGCCACCCTGGCACCGCTGGCCGAAGGCGGCTCCCTGACCGCAGCTACCTCGTCCCAGATTTCTGACGCCGCCGCCGTCCTGCTGCTGGCCTCCGAGGATGCGGTCCGCCGCTACGGGCTCAAGCCCCGCGCCCGCATCCACTCCATCTCCGCCCGCGGCGATGATCCCATCATGATGCTCAGCGCCCCCATCGAGGCCACCCGGCACGCGCTCAAGCGCACCGGGATGAGTATCGAGGACATCGATCTGTTCGAGATTAACGAAGCGTTCGCTTCCGTGGTGCTCGCCTGGCAGCGGGAGCTCGGGGTGGACATGGCCAAGGTCAACGTCAACGGCGGCGGCATTGCCCTGGGCCATCCGATCGGAGCCACCGGTGCCCGGATCATGACCACCCTGCTGCACGAGCTGGAGCGCACCGGCGGCCGCTACGGGCTGCAGACCATGTGCGAAGGCGGCGGGCAGGCGAACGTCACCATCATCGAGCGGCTGGACGAGGGCTTCCGGCTGTAGGCGGGCTGCGCAGGCGCGGCCCGGTTGGCCGGTGCCGCCGGCTAGACGGCCCCGCCGCTCAGGCGGGGCCGTCCACGGGGTACCCCGAGGCGTAGGCGACCCACTGTCCGGTCCCTGTCTCCGGGCACTGCTCGAGCATGGCTCGTTCAGTGAC
This Arthrobacter sp. zg-Y20 DNA region includes the following protein-coding sequences:
- a CDS encoding acetyl-CoA C-acetyltransferase, whose protein sequence is MAEAFIIDAVRTPVGKRNGGLSKIHPADLAAHVLAETVRRSGIDSEEYDEVILGAIDQVGPQAMDIARTSWLAAGLSERVPGTTVERQCGSGQQAVSYAAQAVMSGTSDLVIAGGVQSMSSVPLSFANTAAKELGFPNPFAGSVGWEKRYGNQQVSQFIGAEMMVKQWGLSREEMEDFAVESHVRAIAAQAEGRFDREILPMNGVTADEGPRDPNRAKIATLAPLAEGGSLTAATSSQISDAAAVLLLASEDAVRRYGLKPRARIHSISARGDDPIMMLSAPIEATRHALKRTGMSIEDIDLFEINEAFASVVLAWQRELGVDMAKVNVNGGGIALGHPIGATGARIMTTLLHELERTGGRYGLQTMCEGGGQANVTIIERLDEGFRL